A single window of Mycoplasma bradburyae DNA harbors:
- a CDS encoding lipoprotein 17-related variable surface protein, producing the protein MGVGSFVGLAIASCSKTEPSKSLDGQSGSDSDKTTTNKNAKTEVEMLANSLTPDSFVIVDNSKNEIDKANIKANEVKKENIKLKKEIETNPILEGWEVVLELVSNPQDSNQNNDSIQIKIKFNKDNDSVTSNPITIDGFKSLANSVRSALLSTEEITNQDGSKQSIKLLNLGDSGWKTLEELLGSNSSMVDSSSNMMANQRNSSISLAESNDNSDEYINDAKPLVIDSNSLLVKELFKNKVASSNITSNLMLSLEGKVKFESIRKANDSAELILTSSSGEKLKITGSSVEDNQQNTRIDIEFDKIVLANVKPSDVVVQVLFGDMENINRKNSSINIFAGYKISKLIKTKEEDVSEVGTETNGTSIKVPSKYTQLDGGDLGLKIKDKMWIFHPLGLNYDGSSKIEKYRVVVNLYFGSALTVTNAYDYNVYVKKINNQDNQASTHNSGSQMQKAMSSFVDPSIFTDIRPEGNNINEFLKMTGDRNMNEKLKSWYSLLDSLNLSSQWDNEKNKVGMGNAIAKITNSDNQQKYELDSMKTNNYLFMVGIKTGSNDYNFLPRITFVTFAYENKANTSNSRQ; encoded by the coding sequence ATGGGTGTAGGTTCATTTGTTGGACTAGCTATAGCTAGTTGTTCTAAAACAGAACCTTCTAAATCTCTAGATGGGCAAAGTGGTAGTGATTCAGATAAAACCACTACAAATAAAAACGCTAAAACAGAAGTCGAAATGTTGGCTAATTCCCTAACGCCTGATAGTTTTGTAATAGTTGATAATTCTAAAAATGAAATAGATAAAGCTAATATTAAAGCTAACGAAGTTAAAAAAGAAAATATCAAACTGAAAAAAGAAATAGAAACTAATCCTATCCTAGAAGGATGAGAAGTAGTTTTAGAACTAGTCTCTAATCCTCAAGATTCAAATCAAAATAACGATAGTATTCAGATCAAAATCAAATTCAACAAAGATAATGATTCTGTTACTTCTAATCCTATTACTATTGATGGTTTTAAATCATTAGCTAATTCAGTTAGATCTGCATTGTTATCTACTGAAGAGATAACAAACCAAGATGGATCTAAACAATCTATAAAGTTATTAAACTTAGGTGATAGTGGATGGAAAACCTTAGAAGAATTACTAGGTTCTAATTCTTCAATGGTTGATAGTTCATCTAATATGATGGCCAATCAACGAAATTCATCTATTAGTTTAGCAGAATCTAATGATAATAGTGATGAATATATCAATGATGCTAAACCACTAGTAATTGATAGTAATTCTTTATTAGTTAAAGAATTATTTAAAAACAAGGTAGCTAGTTCAAATATTACTTCTAATCTTATGCTTTCATTAGAAGGAAAAGTTAAATTTGAAAGTATTAGAAAAGCTAATGATTCAGCAGAACTTATCCTAACTTCTTCTAGTGGAGAAAAACTTAAGATAACAGGTTCTTCAGTTGAAGATAATCAACAAAACACTAGAATAGATATCGAATTCGATAAAATTGTTTTAGCTAATGTAAAACCTTCAGATGTTGTAGTTCAGGTTTTATTTGGGGATATGGAAAATATTAATAGAAAGAATAGTTCTATTAATATTTTTGCAGGATATAAAATATCAAAACTGATTAAAACAAAAGAAGAAGATGTATCTGAAGTTGGAACAGAAACAAACGGCACTTCAATAAAAGTTCCAAGTAAATATACTCAACTAGATGGCGGAGATCTTGGTTTAAAAATTAAAGATAAAATGTGAATATTTCATCCTTTAGGTTTAAATTATGATGGAAGTTCTAAAATTGAAAAATATAGAGTCGTTGTTAATCTTTATTTTGGTAGCGCATTAACTGTAACAAACGCATATGATTACAATGTTTATGTAAAGAAAATAAATAATCAAGACAATCAAGCTTCAACACATAATAGTGGAAGCCAAATGCAAAAAGCGATGTCATCATTTGTTGATCCTTCAATATTCACTGATATCCGTCCAGAAGGGAATAACATCAATGAATTTTTAAAGATGACTGGTGATAGAAATATGAATGAAAAATTAAAATCTTGATATAGCTTATTGGATAGTTTAAATTTAAGTTCTCAATGAGATAATGAAAAGAATAAAGTAGGAATGGGTAATGCAATAGCAAAAATAACCAACAGCGATAATCAACAAAAATATGAACTGGATTCTATGAAAACAAATAATTACCTATTCATGGTTGGCATTAAAACAGGTTCTAATGATTACAATTTCTTACCTAGAATAACATTTGTAACTTTTGCGTATGAAAATAAAGCAAATACTTCTAATTCTAGACAATAA
- a CDS encoding IdeS/Mac family cysteine endopeptidase (This family includes IgM or IgG-cleaving cysteine proteases.), which produces MNIKKSKLLFSLFGTLITPAALLTSCKNYSNDVNYQLEKQTLSLILDDQEVELSKYDQPKYNVIVVELREAFNQAKQIYNNDQSTISDLRRAIGILEKAITKALTDKRSIDSNNSDHQNGTSENGSSSGDNNSSNEVSNNANLDSNNSNNNSSLGSTTLDNSNQDTNTNSFNNNNNNNQDNALSSEDNLKLFNDLTKDLMNIDKTQDDQVLDSSYDINAALKKWNSLPSEVKSSLASIKAKLDQLKARLNELEKNLPDFDNKYRDVLTKPSYTNEDEIKVITALAEYETFSAEKKQEFLSKKQKLDKIKDDIYKQRINQGVFYRDSQSAQWFKQDNYNVLNLTLDTVQASDYRAISEAKKTIDKLLPSIKEILAKEHTLINNLWTKVQQLRDAQPTSVYGGSSTNSQPREEESITYIPRAENSEYRDPKQFNFANKTMFVYGVDAPGFKNDPEKKWIVRNDVARLPYDKTYGWYDVNKIALVEDQYRDFNLCWAASASNLLHWWINNNKQYIDAYFKLNSTSEWSKNVPTYYPERQSIQNDNKEGRSQIFQRFSDAWSDRGGFINDGINWFVSGWKPRSSGLLVDIDENKGGYFKDVFTPKPNRETRGRSNDVTEDYNGLSFNRFNDVLKDAFLNKKAVGFSYPGHAMSIWGAEFDANGNVDYIYFCNNNYGDQEEDLNGGSLIRAKVVPISTYAVGYYTDSFYANKPKSIKSFTVLPLYQDTWKQYLAKHKS; this is translated from the coding sequence ATGAATATTAAGAAATCTAAACTATTATTTAGCCTATTTGGAACTTTAATAACTCCAGCAGCCTTACTTACTTCTTGTAAGAACTATTCTAACGATGTAAACTATCAACTAGAAAAACAAACTCTAAGTTTGATTTTAGATGATCAAGAAGTTGAATTAAGCAAATACGATCAACCTAAATACAATGTAATTGTTGTTGAATTGCGTGAAGCTTTTAATCAAGCTAAACAGATCTATAATAATGATCAATCTACAATTAGTGATCTTAGAAGAGCGATTGGTATCCTTGAAAAAGCTATTACCAAAGCATTGACTGATAAACGAAGTATTGATAGTAATAACTCCGATCATCAAAATGGTACTAGTGAAAATGGATCTAGTTCAGGTGATAATAATTCATCTAATGAAGTTTCTAATAATGCCAACTTAGATAGCAACAACAGCAATAATAATAGCTCTTTAGGTTCAACAACTTTAGATAATAGCAATCAAGATACAAACACTAATTCATTTAATAATAACAACAATAATAATCAAGATAACGCATTAAGCAGTGAAGATAATCTAAAACTATTTAACGATCTAACAAAAGATTTAATGAATATTGATAAAACTCAGGATGATCAAGTTTTAGATTCTAGTTATGATATTAATGCTGCTTTAAAAAAATGAAACTCATTGCCTAGTGAAGTTAAATCAAGTTTAGCATCAATTAAAGCTAAACTTGATCAATTAAAAGCTAGATTAAATGAGTTAGAAAAAAACTTACCAGATTTTGATAATAAATATCGTGATGTATTAACTAAACCTAGTTATACGAATGAAGATGAAATCAAAGTGATAACAGCATTAGCTGAATATGAAACTTTTAGCGCTGAGAAAAAACAAGAGTTTTTATCTAAGAAACAAAAATTAGATAAGATTAAGGATGATATTTATAAACAAAGAATAAATCAAGGTGTTTTCTATCGTGACTCTCAAAGTGCTCAATGATTTAAGCAAGATAACTATAATGTTTTAAATCTAACTCTAGATACAGTTCAAGCTTCTGATTATAGAGCGATTAGTGAAGCTAAGAAAACAATAGACAAACTTCTTCCATCTATTAAAGAAATATTAGCTAAAGAACATACTTTAATTAATAATTTATGAACTAAAGTTCAACAATTAAGAGATGCTCAACCTACTAGTGTTTATGGTGGATCATCAACCAATTCTCAACCAAGAGAAGAAGAAAGTATAACATACATCCCAAGAGCAGAAAACAGTGAATACCGCGACCCTAAACAATTTAATTTTGCTAACAAAACAATGTTTGTTTATGGGGTGGATGCTCCTGGATTTAAAAACGATCCTGAGAAAAAATGAATTGTTAGAAATGATGTAGCCAGATTACCTTATGATAAGACATATGGTTGATATGATGTTAATAAAATTGCTTTAGTTGAAGATCAATATCGTGATTTCAACTTATGTTGAGCTGCTTCTGCTTCTAATCTATTGCACTGATGAATTAACAATAATAAGCAATATATTGATGCTTATTTCAAACTTAATTCTACTTCAGAATGATCTAAAAATGTTCCAACTTATTATCCAGAACGTCAATCTATTCAGAATGATAATAAAGAAGGTAGAAGCCAGATCTTCCAAAGATTTAGTGATGCTTGAAGCGACCGTGGTGGATTTATCAATGACGGAATTAACTGATTTGTATCAGGTTGAAAACCTAGATCATCTGGTCTTTTAGTAGATATTGATGAAAATAAAGGAGGATACTTCAAAGATGTATTTACTCCTAAGCCTAATAGAGAAACTAGAGGTCGATCAAACGATGTAACAGAAGACTATAACGGTTTAAGCTTTAATCGCTTTAACGATGTCTTAAAAGATGCTTTCTTAAATAAGAAAGCAGTAGGATTCTCATACCCAGGTCACGCGATGTCTATTTGAGGAGCAGAATTTGATGCTAATGGGAATGTAGATTATATTTACTTCTGTAATAATAACTATGGTGACCAAGAAGAAGATCTAAACGGTGGTTCATTAATTAGAGCTAAGGTTGTACCAATTAGCACTTATGCTGTTGGTTATTACACTGACTCATTCTATGCTAATAAACCTAAATCAATTAAATCATTTACTGTATTACCTTTATATCAAGATACTTGAAAACAATATTTAGCTAAACACAAATCATAA
- a CDS encoding AAA family ATPase, with translation MSFKNNIFDQLKIKLTTKNIVILKGNTKDIILNENLGIKFEKNDGVRCASFVNYLTYLLHDLDYKQIYYYSPFLGNKKVINGEIATELDDEASEPSVSDFSVEDAQTDEPNFEDFIKRCKNNIRDNLQTRLNKLKEESQAYIIDFSEFIFDSKSRLNSDEIAMIIEMFTIFLNDSTRHYLLRKNKLIIVMNNQEIFNSINFLNNPEVVSLNIQKPNFQERYNFLEHLGLTVTLPNKSIDLKDQEVLNQAATLTDGNSFREILQIIKLLYLDEYKDVDFKNFKSLYRLSHFDKKDSEWEKLDYSKIKNLDSLFKERVVGQDDAINAIKTSLVRSLVGLQGAANSSENQSKPRGVLFFAGPTGVGKTEMAKALNEFVFGDEKNIVRFDMSEYNHEESDQKLIGAPPGYVGYEAGGQLTNAILKKPFSILLFDEIEKAHNKIFDKFLQILEDGRLTSSKGETVDFSETFIIFTSNIGAKDFKTEFSLEETKKHFKKAVINYFVNELKRPEILNRIGIKNIIPFLPLDESSEQNIINIKLNNVLNTIENKWNLTVSIDDKTRDDIKSRVIKIRDKMLGGRDLITKLETVFVDDVSNYLFDNYEKLFPRREEKRILIIARKAEDNDSDSIYQYEIK, from the coding sequence ATGTCATTTAAAAACAATATTTTTGATCAGTTAAAAATTAAATTAACTACAAAAAACATCGTAATTTTAAAAGGTAATACTAAAGATATTATTCTTAATGAGAATTTAGGAATTAAGTTTGAAAAAAATGATGGTGTTAGATGTGCATCATTTGTTAATTATCTTACTTATTTATTACATGATTTAGATTACAAACAAATCTATTATTATTCACCGTTTTTAGGTAATAAAAAAGTTATAAATGGTGAGATCGCAACTGAATTAGATGATGAAGCATCTGAACCTTCTGTTAGTGATTTTTCTGTAGAAGACGCACAAACAGATGAACCAAATTTTGAAGACTTCATAAAAAGATGTAAGAATAACATTAGAGATAATCTTCAAACAAGACTTAACAAACTTAAAGAAGAATCACAAGCTTATATAATTGATTTTTCAGAATTTATCTTTGATAGCAAATCTAGACTTAATAGCGATGAAATCGCTATGATTATTGAGATGTTTACTATCTTTTTAAATGATTCAACTAGACATTATTTATTAAGAAAGAACAAATTGATTATTGTTATGAATAATCAAGAGATCTTTAACTCAATAAACTTTTTAAACAATCCAGAAGTTGTTAGTTTAAATATCCAAAAACCAAACTTTCAAGAACGTTATAATTTTCTTGAACACTTAGGATTAACTGTTACTTTACCTAATAAATCAATTGATCTAAAAGATCAAGAAGTCTTAAACCAAGCAGCTACTTTAACTGATGGGAATTCCTTCAGAGAAATCTTACAAATCATCAAACTACTATATTTAGATGAATATAAAGATGTTGATTTTAAGAACTTTAAGTCGCTATATCGTCTATCTCATTTTGATAAAAAAGACTCAGAATGAGAAAAACTAGATTATTCTAAGATTAAAAATCTAGATAGTCTATTTAAAGAAAGAGTAGTCGGTCAAGATGATGCTATTAACGCTATTAAAACATCATTAGTGCGATCTCTAGTAGGGCTACAAGGTGCTGCTAATTCTAGTGAAAACCAATCTAAGCCTAGAGGTGTTTTATTCTTTGCTGGTCCTACAGGGGTTGGTAAAACTGAAATGGCTAAAGCATTAAACGAATTTGTTTTTGGTGACGAAAAAAATATTGTTCGTTTTGATATGTCAGAATATAACCATGAAGAATCAGATCAAAAACTAATTGGTGCGCCTCCTGGGTATGTTGGTTATGAAGCTGGTGGGCAATTAACTAATGCGATCCTTAAAAAACCTTTTAGTATCTTATTATTTGATGAGATCGAGAAAGCACACAACAAGATCTTTGATAAGTTCTTGCAGATTCTAGAAGACGGAAGATTAACTTCATCTAAGGGAGAAACAGTTGATTTTTCAGAAACATTTATTATCTTTACTTCAAATATTGGAGCTAAGGACTTTAAAACTGAATTTAGTTTAGAAGAAACTAAGAAACACTTTAAAAAAGCAGTTATTAACTACTTTGTTAATGAATTAAAACGCCCAGAGATCCTGAACAGAATTGGTATTAAAAACATCATCCCATTCTTACCATTAGATGAATCATCTGAACAAAATATTATTAATATCAAATTAAATAATGTTTTGAATACGATTGAAAACAAATGGAATCTAACTGTTTCAATTGACGATAAAACTCGTGATGATATTAAATCTAGAGTAATAAAAATTAGGGATAAGATGTTAGGCGGTAGAGATCTAATAACTAAATTAGAAACCGTATTTGTTGATGATGTTTCTAATTATCTATTTGATAATTATGAAAAACTATTCCCTAGAAGAGAAGAAAAAAGAATCTTGATAATAGCTCGTAAAGCTGAAGATAATGATTCTGATTCGATTTATCAATACGAAATTAAATAG
- a CDS encoding AAA domain-containing protein produces the protein MNKFNRLNSSQSFSYQYNSVNNPSFNKKSRFYSESYSNNNYRDNNNNNHNNYGNDNGNFSDITLEIPCLNGEFLSSSDFVTNKDDEFNITRLCNISLDELNKREYNLKNIAQFQLKKYFNRFNKSQLNEKLKELQKIFESAEKYYLIKPSASVFYITAFGGEIGSKNEKYNTIIFGFEKNRQNSGNYNKGNNVSRAWLKTITFNCFTDTNLKTNKYCKQLSRVKLVNKEKTSSDFEETLKTGIFTNENKIIPFSLIFDIIQFLTNDLKNNKNNVDKNEDDIVIINKSLNKIRISSFDDLKFGNKHDNNILVLSKIKLDNEQNKNSFIIPKDIDNNDLENSIKCRINFIKSETTFNNVKLDLEKIIDATNHKISEIDSNIKDEEERLYGSHSFSNSITELSNKIDKLKEIIKDKKSLIETWEKTIKSCDKNNKQWNDELISLSKNKDRTKLTDPKNISEIENKIKQSITQKNTCQNNVVKAKEEIKNNEAKLTLFVKDRIEKREEENQCQKKVEDLKKEIEKNKETNEKIKNYLNKELKNLEEKYKYIYHIKSIQSNNKIGKRLDSSSDDDEEFDIFDIRSDLEISTNNLNTAFRKPIIDDLFAEMIMVKRFRSGCYAVKNGFSNNPFISYSLFTSNIQSRTHDHIDRELEESIINKFRLNENQKNAFRESISSNSLYFLQGPPGTGKTQCISSIVSYLALNRKNTIITSSTHEAISNCLDRIHQVYNTNPNILIYKKSNSNKIDDNQYTEEHLYIHFLNKIKAFVNHDDEKDVIAEIKQKHKKLINYFKDVKEDDYDNICRLAPFDGVDLLVKNYWGKDGLDFYSVNNYNWKTKQYDLKEYIDKEIKNFINESLDERSWNKKWERYCSKYISDPDQAFDLIDKIKDIYDEEEINKSLKMIAERYGVSFFRIYDFVTWISQNFSNKNDNNEFEDKLNTYFSENDHNKQFEKREEIKPSYSSEETKFKNYVFDNNLINVIGMTTTADLDIIIGNKRKNTLWEYPIDTTIIDEVSKSNTPEIIFKLNASNRLILCGDYKQLPPNQQISNILIDKAFDEKTMREVLNDASNQQYHDDSYDDANDSDAKFIERTERVKEIWMRISEYADKFKINLSRMNPSEIINLVLNTPLYKLSILKFQKESRVNNTNYTFLTEQHRCVEPIRDLVNNFYKGDETLVNCIDDQRKYRLLNEQKNVYLIDTSQKSEKFLADNNISDYSDYYSFDQKKVVGTKLSKIEKHLNQSPGLFNQYNAEIICILIKKLIEENKDKDLKDKIGVICLTRNQTKIVRELLSKDDLIKKYKIKVDTIDNFQGREKEIVLVDFIRAKHCKDKETNTVTVKDKKRNLDFLSSEERINVAASRAKYTLVLVGAFEYYQDDAESFKEKRLILDYHIHCQSNRQNISNKVGNIIYESN, from the coding sequence ATGAATAAATTTAATAGACTAAACTCTAGTCAAAGTTTTTCTTATCAATATAACTCTGTAAATAACCCATCTTTTAATAAAAAATCAAGATTTTATTCTGAAAGCTATAGCAACAATAACTACAGGGATAATAATAACAATAATCACAACAATTATGGTAACGACAATGGAAACTTTTCGGATATAACACTCGAAATTCCTTGTTTAAATGGAGAATTTTTATCATCTTCTGATTTTGTAACTAACAAGGATGATGAATTTAACATAACTAGATTGTGTAATATTAGTTTAGATGAATTAAATAAAAGAGAATACAACCTTAAAAACATCGCTCAATTTCAATTAAAGAAATATTTCAACAGATTTAATAAGTCTCAATTAAATGAAAAACTTAAAGAACTACAAAAAATATTTGAATCAGCTGAAAAATATTACCTTATAAAGCCTAGTGCTTCAGTTTTTTACATTACTGCATTCGGTGGTGAGATTGGTTCAAAAAATGAAAAATATAACACCATAATATTTGGCTTCGAAAAAAATCGACAAAATAGTGGTAACTATAATAAAGGAAATAATGTAAGTAGAGCATGACTTAAAACTATTACATTTAATTGCTTTACCGATACTAATCTAAAAACAAATAAATACTGCAAACAATTATCAAGAGTTAAATTAGTTAATAAAGAAAAGACTAGTTCTGACTTTGAGGAAACTTTAAAAACTGGAATATTTACAAATGAAAATAAAATTATCCCATTCTCGCTAATTTTTGATATTATTCAATTTTTAACTAATGATTTAAAAAATAATAAAAATAATGTTGATAAAAATGAAGATGATATTGTCATCATAAATAAATCGTTAAACAAAATTAGAATTTCTAGTTTTGATGATTTGAAATTCGGAAATAAACACGATAATAATATCTTAGTGTTAAGTAAAATCAAATTAGACAACGAACAAAATAAAAATAGTTTTATTATTCCAAAAGATATCGACAATAACGATTTAGAGAATTCTATTAAATGCAGAATTAACTTTATTAAATCAGAAACAACCTTTAATAATGTTAAGTTAGATTTAGAAAAAATTATTGATGCTACCAACCATAAAATATCAGAAATTGATTCTAATATTAAAGACGAAGAGGAAAGACTTTATGGTTCTCATTCATTTAGTAATTCAATTACTGAATTATCAAATAAAATAGATAAATTAAAAGAAATAATCAAAGATAAAAAATCGCTTATTGAAACTTGAGAAAAAACAATAAAATCTTGCGACAAAAATAATAAGCAATGAAATGATGAATTAATTTCATTATCTAAAAATAAGGATAGAACTAAATTAACAGATCCTAAAAATATTTCTGAAATTGAAAATAAAATTAAACAATCTATTACACAAAAAAATACATGTCAAAATAATGTAGTCAAGGCTAAAGAAGAGATAAAAAATAATGAAGCTAAGCTAACTTTATTTGTTAAGGATAGAATTGAAAAACGCGAAGAAGAAAATCAATGCCAAAAGAAAGTTGAGGATCTTAAAAAAGAGATTGAAAAAAACAAAGAAACGAACGAAAAAATTAAGAATTATTTAAATAAAGAACTAAAAAATTTAGAAGAAAAATATAAGTATATTTACCATATAAAATCTATTCAAAGCAACAATAAGATAGGTAAAAGATTGGATTCTAGTAGTGACGATGACGAAGAATTCGATATTTTTGACATTCGTTCAGATTTAGAAATTTCAACAAATAATTTAAACACTGCATTTAGAAAACCAATCATAGATGATCTATTCGCTGAAATGATAATGGTTAAAAGATTTAGATCAGGATGCTATGCAGTTAAAAATGGATTTTCAAATAATCCTTTCATTTCTTATTCTTTATTTACAAGCAATATTCAAAGTAGAACACACGATCACATTGATAGAGAATTAGAAGAATCGATCATTAATAAATTCAGATTAAATGAAAATCAAAAAAATGCTTTTAGAGAATCTATTAGTTCGAATTCACTTTACTTCTTACAAGGACCTCCTGGCACAGGTAAAACACAATGTATTTCATCTATAGTTTCTTACCTAGCGTTAAATAGAAAAAATACAATAATTACTTCATCTACACATGAAGCTATTAGTAACTGTTTAGATAGAATTCACCAAGTATATAATACAAACCCTAATATCCTTATTTATAAAAAATCTAACTCAAATAAAATAGATGATAATCAATATACCGAAGAACATTTATACATTCATTTCCTAAATAAAATTAAGGCATTTGTTAATCATGATGATGAAAAAGATGTAATTGCTGAAATCAAGCAAAAACACAAAAAATTAATCAATTATTTCAAAGACGTAAAAGAAGATGATTACGATAATATATGTCGCTTAGCTCCTTTTGATGGTGTAGATTTACTAGTAAAAAATTATTGAGGAAAAGACGGATTAGATTTCTACTCTGTTAATAACTACAATTGAAAAACTAAACAATACGATCTAAAAGAATATATAGATAAAGAAATAAAAAATTTCATTAACGAAAGTCTAGATGAAAGATCATGAAACAAAAAATGGGAGAGATATTGTTCTAAATATATTTCTGATCCTGATCAAGCATTTGATCTAATTGATAAAATAAAAGATATTTATGATGAAGAAGAAATTAACAAATCATTAAAAATGATAGCTGAAAGATATGGAGTATCGTTCTTTAGAATTTATGATTTTGTCACTTGAATATCACAAAATTTTTCAAATAAAAATGACAACAACGAATTCGAAGATAAACTAAATACTTATTTCAGTGAAAATGATCACAATAAACAATTCGAAAAAAGAGAAGAAATAAAACCTAGCTATAGTAGTGAAGAAACTAAATTTAAAAATTATGTTTTCGATAATAATTTAATTAATGTTATCGGGATGACAACTACTGCTGATTTAGATATAATAATCGGTAATAAAAGAAAAAATACCTTATGAGAATACCCTATTGATACAACAATCATTGATGAGGTATCTAAATCTAATACACCAGAAATCATTTTCAAATTAAATGCATCTAATCGTTTAATTTTATGTGGAGACTATAAACAGTTACCACCTAATCAACAAATTAGTAATATTCTCATTGATAAAGCATTCGATGAAAAAACAATGAGAGAAGTTTTAAACGATGCGAGCAATCAACAATATCATGATGATTCATATGATGATGCGAATGATTCTGATGCGAAATTTATAGAACGTACAGAACGTGTAAAAGAAATTTGAATGCGTATATCTGAATATGCAGATAAATTCAAAATTAATTTATCACGAATGAATCCTTCTGAAATAATCAACCTTGTTTTAAACACACCATTGTATAAGCTTAGTATTCTGAAATTCCAAAAAGAATCTAGGGTAAATAACACTAATTACACATTCTTAACAGAACAACATAGATGTGTTGAACCAATCAGAGATCTTGTTAATAACTTCTATAAAGGTGATGAAACACTTGTAAACTGTATTGATGACCAACGAAAATACAGATTATTAAATGAACAAAAAAATGTTTATTTAATTGATACATCTCAAAAATCAGAAAAATTCCTAGCAGATAATAATATTAGTGATTATTCTGATTACTATAGTTTCGACCAGAAAAAAGTGGTTGGTACTAAGTTAAGTAAAATTGAAAAACATTTAAACCAATCTCCAGGGTTATTTAATCAATATAACGCTGAAATCATTTGTATTTTAATTAAGAAATTAATTGAAGAAAACAAAGATAAAGACCTTAAAGATAAAATAGGTGTAATTTGTTTAACTAGAAACCAAACAAAGATTGTAAGAGAATTATTAAGCAAAGATGATCTAATTAAAAAATACAAGATCAAAGTTGATACAATCGACAACTTCCAAGGAAGAGAAAAAGAAATCGTCCTAGTGGATTTTATTCGTGCAAAACACTGTAAAGATAAAGAAACAAACACAGTTACAGTTAAGGATAAAAAGAGAAATTTAGATTTCTTATCTAGCGAAGAAAGAATTAACGTTGCTGCTTCAAGAGCTAAATATACTTTAGTGCTAGTAGGTGCTTTTGAGTACTATCAAGATGATGCTGAAAGCTTTAAAGAAAAACGTTTAATACTTGATTACCACATTCATTGTCAAAGTAATCGTCAAAATATATCAAATAAAGTAGGGAATATAATTTATGAATCAAACTAA
- a CDS encoding IS3 family transposase, with amino-acid sequence MLKQEIYYGRTYNSYSKIKGAIDKYIKYCNEDKIKHRLRFKNPV; translated from the coding sequence ATTCTCAAGCAAGAAATTTATTACGGTAGAACCTACAACAGTTATTCAAAAATAAAAGGAGCTATAGATAAATATATTAAATATTGCAATGAAGATAAAATAAAACACAGACTCAGATTTAAAAATCCTGTTTAG